A region of Bacillus rossius redtenbacheri isolate Brsri chromosome 2, Brsri_v3, whole genome shotgun sequence DNA encodes the following proteins:
- the LOC134529913 gene encoding uncharacterized protein LOC134529913, which yields MCRMRNPNPDATCFWRYSSHPHLGVINDTDRFVVFHNKTSGECTLTFEPSQDNLGKWSCFFRLRSAVTQADVLSAQMFLVGNEPAGKLNWLVGVLASAVLVLLLILFGISFYNEHNRTLRRLELRNRRLQSQSEGYDRERYTRTPTKINFQFQDAHSQTVSLPEGCPALPSPNQNIYERVSGYSSPASSMSIYENMH from the exons ATGTGTCGAATGAGGAACCCCAATCCCGACGCAACATGCTTTTGGCGATATTCGTCCCATCCACACCTTGGGGTGATTAATGACACAGACAG GTTCGTTGTTTTTCACAATAAAACGTCTGGAGAGTGCACCTTGACTTTCGAACCGTCCCAAGACAACCTCGGCAAGTGGAGCTGCTTCTTCAGGCTGAGATCTGCAGTCACGCAGGCAGACGTGTTGTCGGCACAGATGTTCCTGGTCGGCAACGAACCAG caggAAAATTAAACTGGCTGGTTGGAGTGCTGGCATCAGCGGTGCTGGTGCTATTACTAATTCTTTTCGGGATCTCATTTTACAACGAGCACAACAGAACTCTGCGCAGACTTGAGCTTAGAAATCGAAGGTTGCAATCTCAGAGTGAAGGGTATGATCGAGAACGCTACACACGTAccccaacaaaaataaatttccagtttCAAGATGCTCATAGCCAGACTGTGAGCTTGCCCGAAGGTTGCCCGGCACTGCCCAGTCCTAACCAGAATATTTACGAGCGAGTCAGCGGGTACAGCAGCCCTGCTAGTAGCATGAGTATTTATGAGAACATGCACTAA